From Ferviditalea candida, one genomic window encodes:
- a CDS encoding phosphoribosylanthranilate isomerase encodes MGKTAVKICGLTSVGMIESMINLPIDYIGFVFAKSRRQVSPCQAGEMLGILGRWDASPPQSVGVFVDPDLEQLERTLGEAPLDCVQLHGRETPEFCRLVRDQFNVRVFKVFSVSADDAGTGGHRELEPFRGRIDGVFLDTCDPVLEGGTGRTFAWEKISEYHRQTQSMGIPLFVAGGLNADNVGELITAYHPEGVDVSSGVETEGVKDIQKIRSFLERVKTHE; translated from the coding sequence ATGGGAAAAACGGCGGTAAAAATTTGTGGACTGACATCGGTCGGAATGATAGAATCTATGATAAACTTACCGATAGACTATATCGGTTTTGTTTTTGCGAAAAGCAGAAGGCAGGTTTCTCCGTGCCAGGCCGGCGAGATGCTCGGCATTCTCGGACGCTGGGACGCTTCGCCTCCGCAAAGCGTCGGCGTGTTCGTCGATCCTGATCTCGAACAGCTCGAACGTACGCTGGGGGAAGCGCCGCTTGATTGCGTCCAGCTTCACGGCAGGGAAACCCCGGAATTTTGCAGGCTGGTTCGGGACCAATTTAACGTGAGGGTGTTTAAGGTATTCAGTGTTTCCGCCGATGACGCGGGAACCGGGGGCCATCGGGAATTGGAGCCCTTTCGCGGGAGGATCGACGGGGTGTTCCTGGATACCTGCGATCCGGTGCTTGAAGGCGGAACCGGCAGAACGTTCGCCTGGGAAAAAATCTCGGAATACCATCGACAAACGCAGAGTATGGGGATTCCGCTTTTCGTCGCAGGCGGCTTGAACGCCGACAACGTAGGCGAATTGATCACAGCATACCATCCCGAAGGCGTAGATGTATCCAGCGGGGTGGAGACGGAAGGCGTAAAAGATATCCAAAAAATACGAAGCTTCCTTGAGAGGGTGAAAACTCATGAATAA